In Salmo salar chromosome ssa03, Ssal_v3.1, whole genome shotgun sequence, a single genomic region encodes these proteins:
- the LOC106599701 gene encoding aquaporin-4-like, whose product MVAFKGIWSKDFWRAVSAEYLASLIFVLLSLGSTINWAAESDNPPPADLVLISLCFGLAIATMVQCFGHISGSHINPAVTAAMVVTRKLSLAKGVFYLAAQCLGAITGAGLLYLVTPVSVRGGLGVTMVNPKLNMGQALLVELLITFQLVFTVFATCDPKRSHLNGSAGLAIGVAVAIGHLFAIPYTGASMNPARSFGPAVTTMNFENHWVYWVGPILGGITAAAFYEYLFCPDPELKRMLRDVFEKDPASRKYREVEGNGVYQGEPDDLITKPPSIHHIYLEKGEKKEVLSSV is encoded by the exons ATGGTGGCGTTCAAAGGAATCTGGAGCAAGGATTTCTGGAGAGCTGTGTCAGCCGAGTACCTAGCCTCCCTGATCTTCGTCCTCCTCAGCCTGGGCTCCACCATCAACTGGGCAGCCGAGTCGGACAACCCTCCCCCCGCAGACCTGGTCCTCATCTCGCTGTGCTTTGGCCTGGCCATCGCCACCATGGTGCAATGCTTCGGACACATCAGTGGCAGTCACATCAACCCGGCGGTCACAGCGGCCATGGTGGTGACCAGGAAGCTGAGCCTGGCCAAGGGTGTCTTCTACCTGGCTGCCCAGTGCCTGGGGGCGATCACTGGGGCAGGGCTCCTCTACCTGGTGACACCAGTGTCTGTCAGAGGGGGCCTTGGAGTGACTATG GTGAACCCTAAGCTCAACATGGGCCAAGCCCTGTTGGTGGAGCTCCTGATCACCTTCCAGCTGGTCTTCACCGTGTTCGCCACCTGCGACCCCAAACGCTCGCACCTTAACGGCTCGGCTGGCCTCGCCATTGGAGTCGCTGTAGCCATCGGCCATCTGTTCGCA ATCCCATACACAGGAGCCAGTATGAACCCCGCTCGCTCCTTTGGGCCTGCAGTCACCACCATGAATTTTGAAAACCACTGG GTGTACTGGGTTGGTCCAATCCTGGGTGGCATCACGGCGGCTGCCTTTTATGAATACCTGTTCTGCCCGGACCCTGAGCTGAAGAGGATGCTCCGGGACGTCTTCGAGAAGGATCCAGCGTCGAGGAAGTACAGGGAGGTGGAGGGCAACGGCGTGTACCAGGGGGAACCAGATGACCTGATCACCAAGCCACCGTCCATCCACCACATCTACCTGGAGAAGGGGGAAAAGAAGGAGGTGCTGTCATCCGTATGA